GGCATGAGTCCAACGACCCCGTCACCCTCGTCGTCGCCCTGGCCGCCCAGGACTCCGCGGCGCACACCTCCGCGATGGCGAGCCTGGCACGGCTCCTTGGCGACCCCGACACGGCGGCCGCCCTCGCTGCCGCGCCCACCCCGGAGGCGCTGCACGCCGTACTGGCCGGGGAGCGGCCGGAGGACGGCTCCGGGCCGGAGCCGTCCGAGCCGTCCGCCGCCCCCGAGCCCCGGGCGGGTTCGCTGCACAAGATCCTCACCGTCTGCGGCAACGGCGTCGGCACCAGCCTGTTCCTCAAGAACACCCTGGAGCAGGTGCTGGACCGCTGGGGCTGGTCGAGGTTCGTCACCGTGGAGGCCACCGACACCATCTCCGCGAAGGGCAAGGCATCCGAGGCCGTGGCCCTGCTGACCTCCCGTGAGATCGCCAGGACCCTGGGCGATGTGGGACGGCCGGTGAAGGTCGTCCAGGACTTCACCAGCACCGCCGAGGTGGACGCGGTGCTCCGGGACACGTACGACGTCTGAACGACGGGGACTGAGGAAGCACCATGGGCTGGTTTGTCACCCTTGCCACGTTTCTCGTCAATGAGATTCTGAGCGAGCCCGCGTATCTGATCGGCATCATCACCGCCGTCGGACTCATCGCGATGAAGAAGAGCACCGGGCAGATCATCGGCGGCGCCATCAAGGCGACCCTCGGCTTTCTGCTGATCGGCGCGGGAGCGGGGCTGGTCACCGACTCCCTCGCCCCGCTGGGCACCATGATCCAGGGCGTCACCGGCGCCCACGGCGTCATCCCCACCAACGAGGCCATCGTCGGCATCGCCCAGGACCAGTTCGGTTCACGGGTCGCCTGGCTGATGATCCTGGGCTTCGTGGTCAGCCTGCTGCTGGCCCGGTTCACCCCGCTCCGCTATGTCTTTCTGACCGGGCACCACATGCTCTTCATGGCCACGCTGCTGACCGTGGTCCTGGCCAACGGCGGCCGCTCGACCATCGTCGTGGTGGCCGTCGGCGGTGTGCTGCTGGGCATCATGCTGGTCGCGATGCCCGCCTTCGCCCACCCCTGGACCAAGCGCGTCACCGGCAGCGACACCGTGGCCATCGGCCACTTCGGCACGGCCGGGTACATCGTGGCGGGCGCGGCCGGAAAGGTGGTCGGCAAGCGCAGCCGCTCCACCGAGGAGATGAAGCTCCCCGAGGGGCTGCGCTTCCTGCGCGACTCGATGGTGGCCACCGCCCTGTCGATGCTGCTGATCTACCTGGTCATGGCGGTCCTCCTGCTCATCAAGGAGGGGCAGAAGGCCGCCTTCAAGGCGTTCGCCACGGGCACCGGTGGCGCCGTGGCCACCGGTACCGGCAACTACCTGATGCAGTCCGTGATGCAGGGGCTCCAGTTCGGCATCGCGGTCGCGGTGATCCTCTTCGGCGTCCGTACGATCCTCGGCGAGCTGGTCCCCGCCTTCCAGGGGATCGCGCGGAAGGTCGTCCCCGGCGCCCTGCCCGCGCTCGACGCGCCCATCGTCTTCCCGTATGCGCAGAACGCGGTGCTGATCGGGTTCATCTCCAGCTTCACCGGCGGGCTGATCGGCCTGGCCCTGCTCACCTGGATCTTCAACCCGGCCTTCGGCCTCGCCCTGGTGCTGCCCGGTCTGGTGCCGCACTTCTTCACCGGCGGCGCGGCCGGGGTCTACGGCAACGCGACCGGCGGTCGGCGCGGCGCGGTCGTGGGGGCGTTCCTCAACGGGCTGCTCATCACCTTCCTCCCCGCCCTGCTGCTCAAGGTGCTCGGCGCGTTCGGCGACCAGAACACCACCTTCGGCGACGCCGACTTCGGCTGGTTCGGCGCGCTCATCGGCAACGCGGGCAAGGCCGGTGGCGCCGCCGGGCTCGTGGTCATCGTGCTGCTCGGCCTCGCGGTCCTCGGGGCGGCGATCCTGGTGCAGAAGCGGGTGGTCGACACCGGCTGGGACCCGGGCGCGGCGCGTGACGCCCTGATGCCGCGCGAGAGCGTGGTGGCGCCCGCCGAGACGGGCGCCACCACGGCCGCCTACGCCAAGATCCCGCCGCCCGCGGGCGCTCCCGCACCCCCGCCCGCGCCCTGACGCGCCGTGCCGCCCTGGTGGTCCCGCCGACGGGACGGGACCACCAGGGCGGGGGGCTCACGTCCGCTTGACGTAGTCGCGCAGGTGGACGGCGGTGAGCGAGCCACCGGTGTCCACGAGGTCGGCGGGGGTCCCGGTGAACACCACCTGACCGCCGTCGTGGCCCGCCCCCGGGCCCATGTCGACGATCCAGTCCGCATGGGCCATCACGGCCTGGTGGTGCTCGATGACGACGACCGTGTTGCCCGTGTCGACAAGCCGGTCGAGCAGGGCGAGCAACTGGTCCACATCGGCGAGGTGCAGTCCGGTGGTCGGCTCGTCCAGGACGTACGTCGTGCCGCTCCGCGCCATGTTGATGGCCAGCTTCAGCCGCTGGCGCTCACCCCCGGAGAGCGTGGTGAGCGGCTGGCCCAGGGCCAGATAGCCCAGCCCCACCGCGGCCAGCCGGTCCAGGATCACCCGGGCCTGCCCGGTGGTGAAGAACGCCAGCGCCTCGGCCACCGACATGCCCAGGACATCGCTGATGTTCCGCCCGCGCAGCCGGTACGTCAGCACCTCGGGCCGGAACCGCCTCCCCTCGCAGTCCTCGCACACCGAGGCCACCTCGGCCATCATGGCGAGGTCGGTGTAGATCAGCCCGATGCCCTTGCACCGCGGGCAGGCGCCCTCCGAATTGGCGCTGAACAGCCCCGGTTTGACCCGGTTGGCCTTGGCGAACGCCGTCCGGATCGGATCGAGGAGCCCCGTATAGGTGGCCGGGTTGCTGCGGCGGGAGCCACGGATCGCCGACTGGTCCGCGACGATCACCTCCTCCCGCCCGGACAGCGACCCATGGATCAGGGAGCTCTTGCCCGATCCGGCGACACCGGTGACGACGGTGAGCACACCGAGCGGGATGTCCACGCTCACATCCCGCAGATTGTGCAGCCGGGCGCCCCGGACCGGCAGTTGCCCGGTGGCCTGCCGCACCTTCTCCCGCAGCCGCACCCGGTGGTCCAGATAGCGCCCGGTCAGGGTGTCGGAGGCGCGCAGGCCCGCCAGGTCGCCCTGGTAGCAGATCCGCCCGCCCGCCACCCCGGCGCCGGGCCCCAGGTCCACCACATGGTCGGCGATCCGGATGGTCTCCGGTTTGTGCTCCACGACCAGCACGGTGTTGCCCTTGTCCCGCAGTTGGAGCAGCAGCCGGTTCATGCGCTCGATGTCATGCGGATGCAGGCCCACCGTGGGCTCGTCGAAGACATAGGTGACATCGGTCAGGCTGGAGCCCAGATGCCGGACCATCCGCACCCGCTGGGCCTCGCCGCCGGACAGGGTGCCGGACTCCCGGTCCAGGCTCAGATACCCCAGGCCGATCTCGACCAGGGAGTCGAGGAGCGCGCGCAGGCTCTCCAGCACCGGCCCGACGGAATCGTCCCGGATCCCGCGTACGAACTCCGCCAGATCGCTGATCTGGAGGGCCGAGCAGTCCGCGATCGAGCGGCCGTCGATCCGGCAGGACCGGACGGCCTCGCACAGCCGGGCGCCCTCACACTCGGGGCACTCGGCCAGGGTCATGGCCCGGTCGGCGAAGGCGCGCATGCGCGCCTGCATCGTCTCCCGGTCCTTCGCCAGGTACTGCCGGCGGACCTTGGTCACCAGCCCCTCGTAGGTGAGGTTGTTCTTCCCCACCTTGATCTTGGTGGCCGGTTTGTGGAGGAAGTCCTCCCACTGGTCCGGGGTGTAGTCCCGGAGCCTGGTATCGGGGTCGAAAAGGCCGGAGGCCGCCATAAC
This genomic interval from Streptomyces asiaticus contains the following:
- a CDS encoding PTS sugar transporter subunit IIA, which codes for MEDLKDLLPVEAVRLDVRAADWREAIGAAGRLMVDTGATTDEYTREMVANVEENGPYIVIAPGVAFAHSRPSPAVLSTGMSWVRLAGPVEFGHESNDPVTLVVALAAQDSAAHTSAMASLARLLGDPDTAAALAAAPTPEALHAVLAGERPEDGSGPEPSEPSAAPEPRAGSLHKILTVCGNGVGTSLFLKNTLEQVLDRWGWSRFVTVEATDTISAKGKASEAVALLTSREIARTLGDVGRPVKVVQDFTSTAEVDAVLRDTYDV
- a CDS encoding PTS ascorbate transporter subunit IIC, whose product is MGWFVTLATFLVNEILSEPAYLIGIITAVGLIAMKKSTGQIIGGAIKATLGFLLIGAGAGLVTDSLAPLGTMIQGVTGAHGVIPTNEAIVGIAQDQFGSRVAWLMILGFVVSLLLARFTPLRYVFLTGHHMLFMATLLTVVLANGGRSTIVVVAVGGVLLGIMLVAMPAFAHPWTKRVTGSDTVAIGHFGTAGYIVAGAAGKVVGKRSRSTEEMKLPEGLRFLRDSMVATALSMLLIYLVMAVLLLIKEGQKAAFKAFATGTGGAVATGTGNYLMQSVMQGLQFGIAVAVILFGVRTILGELVPAFQGIARKVVPGALPALDAPIVFPYAQNAVLIGFISSFTGGLIGLALLTWIFNPAFGLALVLPGLVPHFFTGGAAGVYGNATGGRRGAVVGAFLNGLLITFLPALLLKVLGAFGDQNTTFGDADFGWFGALIGNAGKAGGAAGLVVIVLLGLAVLGAAILVQKRVVDTGWDPGAARDALMPRESVVAPAETGATTAAYAKIPPPAGAPAPPPAP
- a CDS encoding ATP-binding cassette domain-containing protein, with product MDVSEIKVRGARENNLQGVSVNIPKQRLTVFTGVSGSGKSSLVFDTIAAESRRLINETYTAFVQNFMPTPGRPDVDSLRNLSAAIIVDQEPMGANSRSTVGTATDAHTLLRILFSRIGSPYVGPPLAFSFNTAEGMCPGCEGLGRVTDIDIGQLVDREKSLKEGAITVPGFEVDSWHWQVMAASGLFDPDTRLRDYTPDQWEDFLHKPATKIKVGKNNLTYEGLVTKVRRQYLAKDRETMQARMRAFADRAMTLAECPECEGARLCEAVRSCRIDGRSIADCSALQISDLAEFVRGIRDDSVGPVLESLRALLDSLVEIGLGYLSLDRESGTLSGGEAQRVRMVRHLGSSLTDVTYVFDEPTVGLHPHDIERMNRLLLQLRDKGNTVLVVEHKPETIRIADHVVDLGPGAGVAGGRICYQGDLAGLRASDTLTGRYLDHRVRLREKVRQATGQLPVRGARLHNLRDVSVDIPLGVLTVVTGVAGSGKSSLIHGSLSGREEVIVADQSAIRGSRRSNPATYTGLLDPIRTAFAKANRVKPGLFSANSEGACPRCKGIGLIYTDLAMMAEVASVCEDCEGRRFRPEVLTYRLRGRNISDVLGMSVAEALAFFTTGQARVILDRLAAVGLGYLALGQPLTTLSGGERQRLKLAINMARSGTTYVLDEPTTGLHLADVDQLLALLDRLVDTGNTVVVIEHHQAVMAHADWIVDMGPGAGHDGGQVVFTGTPADLVDTGGSLTAVHLRDYVKRT